CAGCTTGCCGGGCACGTCCTCCACCTCGGAGTTGATCTCTCCGGAGTGGAAGTAGCGCTTGATGGGGCGCCACAGTTCGGAGAGCCTGCTGCCGGTCTCCTTCAGCAGACCCACCAGGTGAAGCATGGCCAGGTCGCCGTTGTCAGTGATGTAGAAGTTCCTGAAATAGTAATGGCAGGAAAGCTCCCCGGCGAAGATGCCGCCCTCCTCACGCATCTGGCGCTTGATGAGTCCGTGCCCCACGCGGCACATCACCGGTTCTCCGCCCGCCTTCTCGATCTCCTCGCGCACCGCCCGGCTGGAGCGCAGATCGTAGAGGATCTTCTCTCCCGGATGATGCCGCAGGATCTGCCGCGCCAGGAGCGCGGTGATCATATCGCCCGGAACGCTTTCGCCTTTTTCATCCACAAAGCGCACGCGGTCCGCGTCGCCGTCGTAAGCCACTCCCAGATCGGCCCCCACCTCCACCACCTTCTTCTTCAGGTCTTCCATGGTGGACTCATCCAGCGGGTTGGCCTCGTGGTTCGGGAAGGTGCCGTCCAGGTCCCAGTAGAGCGGCACCACGTCCGCGCGCAGCCGCTCCGTCAGCTTCGGGACCACATAACCGCCCATGCCGTTGCCGGTGTCTATGACCAGCTTCAGTCCACTGAAGTCGTCAACGCCGGCCGCCTGGATGACAGCCTCGATGTAATCGTCCAGCAGGTCGCGCTGGCCCAGCACTTGACCGGGCTTCTCCGGCGTCTCGAACTGTGCCTCGTTGGCCAGCCGGCAGATCTCCTGGTTCGAGACGAAGCTGATGCTGGGAATGGCCTGTGGACCAGTGGGCTTGAAGCCGTTATACTTCGCGGGGTTATGCGAGGCGGTAAGCTGCAGCCCGATGTCCCCTCCCAGCGCGTTCACGCTGTAATAGAAAAGGGGAGTGCTGGCCAGCCCGATGTCCCACACGTCCACGCCCGAATCGTTCAGACCCTTGATGACAGCTGGGATCAGCGTCTTCCACGATTCGCGCATATCATGGCCCACGACGGCCGTCTTGCCCTTCAGCGCTTTCGCGAAGGCGCGGGCGATGTTGTAAGCCGCCTCTTCGTTGAACTGGTCCGGGTATGTGCCCCTGATGTCGTAAGCCTTGAAGATCTCCGGAGTGATGTTCGGCAATGCGGTAAAACCCCCTCGATGGCGCGGACCCCGGGCACGGGCGGCCCGCCGATCCGCTTCAAAACACGGCTGCCGCCCCGACGGGCGGCCCTGCAAGCATTCGGGATTATAGGAACGCGGAGCACCCCTGTCAAGGACGAAAAGACGCTCCGCGAGTCCCCTTCCGTTATACCCAGCCAACGCCTGGACGCATCGTGCTGCGGCTGATGCGGCTGTGGGCGC
The sequence above is drawn from the Armatimonadota bacterium genome and encodes:
- a CDS encoding phosphomannomutase — protein: MPNITPEIFKAYDIRGTYPDQFNEEAAYNIARAFAKALKGKTAVVGHDMRESWKTLIPAVIKGLNDSGVDVWDIGLASTPLFYYSVNALGGDIGLQLTASHNPAKYNGFKPTGPQAIPSISFVSNQEICRLANEAQFETPEKPGQVLGQRDLLDDYIEAVIQAAGVDDFSGLKLVIDTGNGMGGYVVPKLTERLRADVVPLYWDLDGTFPNHEANPLDESTMEDLKKKVVEVGADLGVAYDGDADRVRFVDEKGESVPGDMITALLARQILRHHPGEKILYDLRSSRAVREEIEKAGGEPVMCRVGHGLIKRQMREEGGIFAGELSCHYYFRNFYITDNGDLAMLHLVGLLKETGSRLSELWRPIKRYFHSGEINSEVEDVPGKLKELEDLYGPKGKSVLHLDGLTVEFEDWWFNVRPSNTEPLLRLTLEAPTQEQMAAYRDELLKVIRS